The Thalassoroseus pseudoceratinae genome has a segment encoding these proteins:
- a CDS encoding WD40 repeat domain-containing protein, which produces MTIDPKKLNKVAEKGVPDILFCIARQPTSTTLFVGNSSFQVAALQTDAEKPEFEPLTGDAHQSYVTGLAVAGESKNVLVSGAYDGRLIWWDPEQRQSIRAIDAHPSWIRGVVASPDGRLIASVADDMVCRLWDANTGDSIRSLDKHARETPHHYPSMLYAAAFSPDGQFLATADRVGHVIVWEVETGAVAAELDAPVMYTWDPRARRHSIGGIRSVAFSPDGKKLAVGGIGKIGNIDHLGGPSRIEIFHWEKNERLHEIEDSKLKGLVERLHFSPSGDWLLAGGGDHGGFLSFYNVESGELIHQVKAPMHVHDFVFDDQAEKLYTAGHNKIAEWSFTEDEESSN; this is translated from the coding sequence ATGACAATCGACCCCAAGAAGCTCAACAAGGTTGCTGAGAAAGGCGTTCCAGACATTCTGTTCTGTATCGCTCGCCAACCGACTTCAACAACGCTGTTCGTTGGGAACTCGAGTTTTCAGGTGGCAGCCTTGCAGACCGACGCCGAGAAACCCGAGTTCGAACCGCTCACCGGCGATGCTCACCAGAGCTATGTCACGGGACTAGCGGTTGCCGGTGAATCGAAGAATGTCCTGGTTTCCGGGGCCTATGATGGCCGGTTGATCTGGTGGGACCCAGAGCAACGACAATCGATCCGTGCAATTGACGCCCATCCGAGCTGGATTCGTGGCGTGGTCGCGAGTCCTGACGGCCGACTCATTGCGAGTGTCGCTGACGACATGGTGTGTCGACTTTGGGACGCCAATACCGGGGATTCAATCCGCTCCTTGGATAAGCACGCCCGCGAGACACCCCACCATTATCCCTCGATGTTATATGCGGCGGCGTTCTCGCCGGATGGGCAATTCCTCGCCACCGCTGACCGGGTTGGGCATGTGATCGTGTGGGAGGTTGAAACTGGCGCAGTAGCCGCCGAGTTGGATGCCCCGGTCATGTATACTTGGGATCCCCGTGCCCGGCGACATTCCATTGGCGGCATTCGCAGTGTCGCGTTTTCGCCGGATGGCAAGAAACTCGCGGTTGGTGGGATTGGCAAGATCGGGAACATCGACCATCTTGGCGGTCCTTCGCGAATCGAGATTTTCCACTGGGAAAAGAACGAACGCCTGCACGAGATCGAAGACAGCAAACTCAAAGGGCTCGTTGAGCGATTGCACTTCTCGCCTTCTGGGGATTGGCTTCTGGCCGGTGGTGGTGATCACGGTGGATTTCTGAGCTTCTACAACGTGGAATCTGGCGAGCTCATCCACCAAGTGAAAGCACCAATGCACGTTCACGACTTCGTGTTCGATGACCAAGCAGAAAAGCTCTACACCGCAGGCCACAACAAAATCGCGGAATGGAGCTTCACCGAGGACGAGGAATCCAGCAATTGA
- a CDS encoding lysophospholipid acyltransferase family protein, whose translation MRREPADVTSSLAKAPVPVPSQRLVRYFTRYSRWYLKRHFHGVRVLPSGMQRLLESTQVSTASGIVFLNHPSWWDPLVGVLLASRFFAEHTHYVPMDAKMLEHYGFFRRLGFYGVTLGSRGAKEFLTRSLEILSRPQSMIWLTPQGRFVDVRERPLQVKRGIGHIMSQAKASFVLPIAVEYAFWNHRLPEILLHVGDVRWLPDDGMASESACCEYAAQSLEKAQDELADAAIRRNEADFDPLMEGRTGTGGVYGWWERIRPGGHSRKQTTENTTSMENHS comes from the coding sequence GTGAGAAGAGAACCGGCCGATGTGACATCAAGTCTTGCGAAAGCCCCGGTTCCGGTTCCATCGCAGCGGTTGGTTCGATATTTCACGAGGTATTCCCGATGGTATCTCAAGCGGCATTTTCATGGAGTTCGAGTGTTGCCGTCGGGGATGCAGCGATTGCTCGAATCCACGCAAGTCTCAACGGCATCGGGAATTGTATTTTTGAACCATCCGTCGTGGTGGGACCCGTTGGTCGGAGTGCTTCTGGCGTCACGCTTCTTTGCTGAGCACACGCACTATGTCCCGATGGACGCCAAAATGCTCGAACACTACGGCTTCTTCCGGCGGTTGGGTTTCTATGGTGTGACTCTGGGCTCCCGTGGAGCCAAGGAGTTTCTCACCCGGAGCTTGGAAATCCTGAGTCGGCCGCAGTCGATGATTTGGCTGACACCACAAGGGCGATTTGTGGATGTGCGTGAGCGACCACTGCAGGTCAAGCGGGGAATTGGTCACATCATGTCGCAAGCGAAAGCATCGTTTGTGTTGCCGATCGCTGTCGAGTACGCCTTCTGGAATCACCGTTTACCAGAGATTCTGCTGCATGTTGGAGATGTCCGCTGGTTGCCGGACGATGGGATGGCTTCTGAGTCAGCGTGCTGCGAGTATGCCGCACAGAGTCTCGAGAAGGCGCAAGATGAACTCGCGGACGCAGCGATCCGGAGGAATGAGGCGGACTTTGATCCGCTCATGGAAGGCCGCACGGGAACGGGAGGCGTTTACGGTTGGTGGGAACGTATTCGGCCTGGCGGACATTCGCGGAAACAAACGACCGAAAACACGACTAGCATGGAGAATCACTCGTGA
- a CDS encoding DUF1501 domain-containing protein, which yields MPNRHATSGLITPSRRQFLGSAAALGTAFAADMSTLDVLQNPTFASELKKQQKHVILLWLAGGASQLETWDPKPGQPTGGPFRPISTSVPGVEVSELLPKLAERMKHTAIIRSLNTKVGDHGGGAKLMETGRRPEPGTDFPDLGAICARELGRRDSQVPDYVSMYTSTEGRRKGTSGFLGSRYAPMFLSDQMTPKNIARLESISVSDHQARSDLRSLLAKGFAEHRQNDLVASHNTAYQRVKGLMASETLFDISGEPDSIRAMYGPTQFGEQCLVARRLVEAGVPFVKVARAWWDSHGQNFETHRELCADLDQSMSGLLDDLEQRGLLENTLVITLGEFGRTPRINPSLGRDHFASAWSCSLSGCGVRGGSVYGKTDPKGNTVVDGEAKAGDLFATIFEAVGISTHHEYYLGSRPVPIVDFGCEAISEVLA from the coding sequence ATGCCGAATCGACATGCAACAAGTGGGCTCATCACTCCGAGCCGTCGTCAATTTCTCGGATCGGCAGCGGCTTTGGGGACTGCGTTTGCGGCGGATATGTCCACGCTCGATGTTCTCCAGAATCCGACATTTGCTAGCGAGTTGAAGAAGCAGCAAAAGCACGTGATTCTGTTGTGGCTGGCGGGCGGGGCGAGTCAGTTGGAAACGTGGGATCCCAAACCTGGGCAACCAACCGGCGGACCCTTTCGACCCATATCGACCAGTGTGCCGGGGGTGGAAGTCTCCGAACTACTGCCGAAACTCGCTGAACGAATGAAGCACACGGCGATCATCCGCTCGCTGAATACGAAGGTCGGCGACCACGGTGGTGGAGCGAAACTGATGGAAACCGGTCGTCGGCCAGAACCCGGCACCGACTTTCCTGACCTGGGGGCCATCTGTGCCCGTGAATTGGGACGGCGTGACAGTCAAGTTCCTGATTACGTTTCCATGTACACGTCCACGGAAGGTCGTCGCAAAGGGACGTCCGGCTTTTTGGGGTCTCGCTATGCTCCGATGTTCCTCTCCGACCAGATGACTCCGAAGAATATCGCTCGGTTGGAGTCGATCAGCGTCTCCGATCATCAAGCAAGAAGTGACCTCCGTTCCCTGCTCGCCAAAGGCTTCGCGGAACATCGACAAAATGATCTGGTTGCGAGTCACAACACGGCGTATCAACGGGTCAAAGGATTGATGGCGAGTGAGACGTTATTCGACATCTCCGGCGAACCGGATTCGATCCGTGCGATGTACGGCCCAACGCAGTTTGGCGAGCAATGCCTGGTTGCTCGTCGGTTGGTCGAAGCGGGTGTGCCGTTCGTGAAAGTGGCCAGAGCTTGGTGGGACAGCCATGGTCAAAACTTCGAGACCCACCGCGAGTTGTGTGCCGATTTGGATCAATCCATGTCTGGTTTGCTGGATGATCTCGAACAGCGTGGCCTCTTGGAAAACACGTTGGTCATCACGCTAGGTGAGTTTGGACGGACTCCACGCATCAATCCAAGTCTTGGGCGGGATCACTTCGCGTCCGCTTGGAGTTGCTCACTCTCGGGGTGTGGGGTTCGTGGCGGTTCGGTGTACGGGAAGACCGATCCGAAAGGGAACACGGTCGTCGATGGCGAAGCCAAAGCCGGGGACTTGTTCGCCACGATTTTTGAAGCTGTCGGCATTTCGACGCATCATGAGTACTACTTGGGTTCGCGTCCGGTTCCGATCGTCGATTTCGGCTGCGAAGCGATCTCGGAAGTTTTAGCGTAA
- a CDS encoding DUF1549 domain-containing protein, whose protein sequence is MMFAFRSALAAAVFSLCVCENLFAENNDPASAALSKLIDQKIDAANQDSNLTPAPLATDAVIIRRTTLDLAGRIPTVAEVRAYLEDPAPDKRRELVERLLNSPDFAFHQANWFDETLMSENRADDKWLQYLRSAAAEDRPWDQMFREMMVPPTDVAEDDVSQHAKTFLKKRVREPDDMANDTSRLFFGVSINCAQCHDHPLVEDWKQDHYFGFKSFFARTFLTKSDKLAEKFEAEVKFKTTAGEDKQAKMMFLTGDTVDEPKVEKTKEVREAEKKLIQQATKEKDAELPRPDFRPREQLVQVALKPDNQHFLAKSIVNRVWSRFFGHGLVHPLDQMHSENPANHPEILAAATQYLIDNGYHLKPLIREIVLSDAYARSSQWRDEKPPYVDRFAMGQTRVLSPRQYAISLIIATSAASRFPLDMPAEEWAKQRLNLEKQSYSLANELELPTEHFQVSVDEALLFNNSSRIQNDLLRTSNDRLVGQMRSQDSPIEQVTTAFWNVYGREPNPDELAACREYLESRSDRTDAAIQQLVWALITSPELRFNY, encoded by the coding sequence ATGATGTTTGCGTTTCGTTCGGCCCTCGCGGCTGCTGTGTTCAGTCTATGCGTGTGCGAAAATCTGTTCGCCGAGAACAACGACCCTGCCTCTGCCGCATTGTCCAAGTTGATTGACCAGAAAATCGACGCGGCGAACCAGGACAGCAACCTCACCCCCGCCCCACTTGCGACCGATGCGGTCATCATTCGGCGAACCACCCTCGATTTGGCTGGTCGAATTCCGACCGTCGCCGAAGTTCGGGCATACCTGGAAGATCCGGCTCCCGACAAACGGCGGGAACTTGTCGAACGGTTGTTGAACAGCCCTGATTTTGCCTTCCATCAGGCAAATTGGTTCGATGAAACCTTGATGAGCGAAAACCGTGCGGACGACAAATGGCTCCAATATTTGCGTTCCGCGGCGGCGGAAGATCGCCCATGGGACCAAATGTTCCGCGAGATGATGGTGCCGCCGACCGATGTAGCCGAAGACGATGTTTCTCAACATGCAAAAACATTTCTGAAAAAACGCGTTCGCGAACCGGATGACATGGCGAACGACACCAGCCGGTTATTCTTCGGTGTGAGCATCAACTGTGCTCAGTGTCACGATCATCCGCTGGTCGAGGATTGGAAGCAGGACCATTACTTTGGTTTCAAGTCCTTCTTCGCGCGGACGTTCCTGACGAAGTCTGACAAGCTCGCCGAGAAGTTCGAGGCGGAGGTCAAATTCAAGACCACAGCTGGCGAAGATAAACAGGCGAAAATGATGTTCCTAACTGGGGACACGGTCGACGAACCCAAAGTCGAAAAAACGAAAGAGGTGCGTGAAGCGGAGAAGAAACTCATCCAGCAGGCGACCAAGGAAAAAGACGCCGAACTCCCTCGGCCCGATTTCCGCCCCCGTGAGCAACTCGTTCAAGTCGCCTTGAAACCAGACAATCAACACTTCCTGGCGAAGTCGATCGTCAATCGAGTTTGGTCCCGATTTTTCGGGCACGGCTTGGTGCATCCGTTGGACCAAATGCACTCCGAAAACCCGGCGAACCATCCGGAGATTCTAGCCGCCGCTACGCAGTACCTGATCGACAACGGATATCACCTGAAACCGCTGATCCGCGAGATTGTGCTGTCCGATGCCTATGCTCGGAGCAGTCAATGGCGAGACGAAAAACCGCCTTACGTCGATCGATTCGCCATGGGCCAGACACGTGTGCTATCACCGCGACAGTATGCGATTTCCTTGATCATTGCGACATCCGCCGCTTCCCGCTTTCCGCTTGATATGCCAGCCGAAGAATGGGCGAAACAGCGGCTGAATTTGGAGAAACAGTCCTATTCACTTGCGAATGAATTGGAACTCCCGACGGAGCATTTCCAAGTCAGCGTGGATGAAGCGTTGTTGTTCAACAACAGTTCTCGTATCCAAAACGATTTACTTCGCACGTCGAATGATCGGTTGGTTGGTCAAATGCGATCGCAGGATTCTCCAATTGAACAAGTCACGACGGCGTTCTGGAACGTCTACGGTCGGGAACCGAACCCTGATGAGTTGGCTGCCTGCCGCGAATATTTGGAATCGCGATCTGATCGCACCGATGCCGCAATCCAGCAGCTCGTGTGGGCATTGATCACCAGTCCCGAACTCCGATTCAACTACTAA
- a CDS encoding prenyltransferase/squalene oxidase repeat-containing protein, whose amino-acid sequence MRVVMFGLLIVAIATEPVSAQRDDTSEQAVEQVTAETQVTIDRGLAWLASRQNEDGSFGSGNNYGRNVAVSSLCGMAFLSSGSTPGRGPHGEHVQKIVDFLLSKAKPSGFIINERYKSHGPMYGHGFATLFLAEVYGMTPDDQIREKLAKAVQLIIRTQNREGGWRYQPAQVTAADVSVTVCQMMALRAARNCGLSVPKETVDRCIAYIKRNQNPDGGFRYQLVRQAESMFPRSAACLVAMYNAGIYEGPEITRGLTYLMRSLPRGEIFRYESYYYYGHYYAVQAMWHAGERYWDEWYTAIRDELMQKQLPNGSWSDTAICNEYATGMALIILQMPNNYLPIFQR is encoded by the coding sequence ATGCGTGTTGTCATGTTCGGACTATTGATTGTTGCCATCGCCACCGAACCGGTGTCGGCACAACGCGACGACACCTCTGAACAGGCTGTCGAGCAAGTCACGGCAGAAACACAAGTTACGATCGATCGCGGCTTGGCGTGGTTGGCGAGTCGTCAAAACGAAGACGGTTCATTTGGGTCGGGCAACAATTACGGACGCAATGTGGCGGTCTCGTCGTTGTGTGGGATGGCCTTTCTTTCGAGCGGCAGCACACCCGGACGCGGCCCGCATGGGGAACACGTTCAGAAGATCGTCGATTTCCTTCTGTCGAAGGCGAAACCCAGCGGTTTTATCATCAACGAACGATACAAATCGCACGGCCCGATGTACGGGCACGGATTCGCAACCCTTTTTCTGGCTGAAGTTTACGGGATGACGCCGGATGATCAGATCCGTGAGAAACTCGCGAAGGCCGTGCAGTTGATTATCCGTACTCAGAACCGGGAAGGTGGTTGGCGATATCAGCCGGCTCAAGTCACCGCAGCCGATGTTTCGGTCACGGTGTGTCAGATGATGGCATTACGGGCGGCTCGGAATTGCGGTTTGTCGGTGCCGAAGGAAACGGTCGATCGCTGTATCGCCTATATCAAAAGGAATCAAAATCCGGATGGGGGCTTTCGTTACCAGTTGGTGCGACAGGCCGAGAGTATGTTTCCCCGGTCGGCGGCGTGTTTGGTCGCCATGTACAACGCGGGAATCTATGAAGGTCCGGAGATCACCCGTGGTTTGACCTATCTCATGCGTTCGCTGCCCCGGGGAGAAATCTTCCGCTACGAAAGTTACTACTACTACGGGCATTACTACGCCGTTCAGGCAATGTGGCATGCCGGCGAACGTTATTGGGACGAATGGTACACCGCAATTCGAGATGAACTGATGCAAAAGCAGCTTCCCAACGGTTCCTGGTCAGACACCGCAATTTGCAACGAATACGCAACCGGGATGGCTTTGATCATTCTCCAGATGCCCAACAACTATCTGCCCATTTTTCAACGCTGA
- the corA gene encoding magnesium/cobalt transporter CorA: MPVREGLLRTVYRPFRRRTKPGSVPGTIQHDPTLPPTVCDIVAFGSDGIEERREATLNDIQELSDRFAVCWVNVVGLGTADMIKKIGEFHKIHPLALEDVVNTHQQAKVEEYEGQLFIVVRMAKLEPRLWTEQVSLLVGKKFVVTFQEQAGDCFDTVRQRIRKGTGRIRSRGSDYLAYMLIDAVLDDYFPVLERYGVDLDALEERLLSGQSHNVIPETHRLRSEILQLRRTIWPHRDAVNVLIRDEHPLIQTDTKTYLRDCYDHIAQLSDVADTYRDLGAGLRELQFSLDSQRTNEVMKVLTVIATIFMPLGFIAGVYGMNFDPDTSPWNMPELEWAYGYPFAITLMLGIAISLLMFFRHKGWLGNSNS; the protein is encoded by the coding sequence ATGCCCGTTCGCGAAGGTCTGCTTAGAACTGTCTACCGTCCGTTTCGGCGTCGCACGAAACCGGGATCGGTTCCCGGTACGATCCAACATGACCCGACACTTCCGCCGACGGTCTGTGACATCGTCGCGTTCGGTAGTGATGGCATTGAAGAACGCCGCGAGGCAACACTCAACGACATACAAGAGCTCTCCGATCGTTTCGCTGTTTGTTGGGTAAACGTCGTCGGACTCGGTACGGCAGATATGATCAAGAAGATTGGTGAATTCCACAAAATCCATCCGTTGGCATTGGAAGACGTGGTCAATACCCATCAACAAGCCAAGGTTGAAGAGTACGAAGGGCAGCTCTTTATCGTTGTCCGGATGGCGAAACTCGAACCGCGATTGTGGACGGAACAAGTCAGTTTATTGGTGGGAAAGAAGTTCGTTGTCACGTTTCAGGAGCAGGCGGGCGATTGCTTCGATACGGTTCGTCAACGAATTCGCAAAGGGACCGGCCGGATTCGATCTCGCGGTTCCGATTACCTTGCATACATGCTGATCGATGCGGTTTTAGATGACTATTTTCCCGTTTTGGAACGCTATGGTGTCGATTTAGATGCCTTGGAAGAACGGCTTCTATCCGGTCAATCGCACAACGTCATTCCCGAAACCCACCGACTCCGCAGTGAAATTCTACAACTCCGACGGACGATTTGGCCGCACCGGGATGCCGTGAATGTGCTGATCCGCGACGAACACCCGTTGATCCAAACTGACACAAAGACTTATCTGAGAGACTGTTACGACCACATCGCACAACTGAGTGACGTGGCGGATACCTATCGGGATCTTGGAGCGGGGCTGCGTGAACTCCAATTCTCACTCGATAGTCAGCGGACGAACGAAGTGATGAAAGTGTTGACCGTCATCGCCACCATTTTCATGCCGCTCGGGTTTATTGCCGGTGTTTATGGTATGAACTTCGACCCGGATACCTCGCCGTGGAACATGCCGGAATTGGAATGGGCCTACGGTTATCCGTTCGCAATCACACTGATGCTTGGTATCGCCATCAGCCTGTTGATGTTTTTTCGCCACAAGGGATGGCTGGGAAATTCTAATTCGTAG
- a CDS encoding zinc ribbon domain-containing protein, giving the protein MSIDVLCPECEYELHLPNEDMLGRWARCPQCQTKFQLLRPEKSPVPKVESPATIESPPPTLDKVSSTMESDDSEECVQTLEDVSDVGFDDLSFDFSDPPVAEEPEEPVPTDAERSSRKEDAIAADESGSLPPALFEELFGRRSFDAKRFVKNSKQSTSPSLLEEVDPQSPISQTAGEPNRIKTVWIVVLAFVVGSLIGFGLWLATEAMRSGNQSDSTSSTSSIENGPTFSAWPGLSGETTSSVI; this is encoded by the coding sequence ATGAGTATTGACGTCTTATGTCCGGAGTGCGAGTACGAGTTGCATCTCCCCAATGAAGACATGCTGGGAAGATGGGCTCGATGTCCGCAGTGTCAGACGAAGTTTCAGTTGCTGCGTCCGGAGAAAAGTCCCGTTCCGAAGGTGGAATCCCCCGCGACGATCGAATCACCTCCACCGACTCTCGACAAAGTCTCGTCAACAATGGAATCCGATGATTCCGAAGAGTGCGTACAAACTTTGGAGGATGTGTCGGATGTTGGTTTCGATGATCTGAGTTTCGACTTCAGCGATCCACCGGTTGCTGAAGAACCCGAGGAACCGGTGCCAACTGATGCAGAGCGTTCGTCACGGAAAGAGGACGCGATCGCGGCCGATGAATCCGGTTCGCTACCGCCGGCTTTATTTGAAGAGCTGTTCGGTCGCCGATCGTTCGATGCCAAACGCTTTGTGAAGAACTCAAAGCAATCGACTTCCCCTTCGCTGCTCGAGGAAGTCGATCCGCAATCGCCAATTAGTCAGACCGCCGGCGAACCAAACCGAATTAAGACGGTTTGGATTGTGGTACTCGCATTCGTCGTGGGGAGTCTGATTGGATTTGGCCTCTGGTTGGCCACAGAGGCGATGCGATCTGGAAATCAATCGGATTCCACTTCTTCGACGTCGTCGATCGAAAACGGTCCAACGTTTTCTGCTTGGCCGGGTTTGTCGGGCGAGACAACCAGCAGCGTAATTTGA
- a CDS encoding HlyD family efflux transporter periplasmic adaptor subunit: MLDSQPTTQSDTPNETQAKPESRLNLRNESQHGPGRKQSGWLFAIGTVAVLVAGGFFLYPRLTDLSAEERDKGWLTAPVSKQRLVISVTEDGNVESASNIDVKCEVAGGSTILWIVEDGKNVVEGEELVRLDQATIEEQLVAQKIVYERALATKIKAEQDFAAADIAVKEYVEGTYIQEKQALETTVTIAEENLRSAKNVHDHTQRMFRKGFVTALQLEADEFAVKRSELELESAKTALEVLKKFTRAKMVQELEAIRDATAAQARSEDAACTLEKDRLDQLVKQKEQCLIKAPKKGMVVYANERGRRGNVESQIEEGAAVREGQALIRLPDLSQMQVVVKIHESKVEQIKPGAPATIKVQGREYSGKVVSVANQPESKSWFSSDVKEYSTIVAIDGETKKLKPGMTAQVEIFVADLTDELTVPVSAVVEQGGQFYVWVVTDSGPERRPVLLGATNDKVISLRDGVTIDEEVFLNPRAVIDEARRDSDAPSSEKVLPKGIPSKMEPSQPKESGPSKPVANTGGKGRPTLASLDGNGDGKISKDEAPAWMKGFFDQVDTDKDGSVGATEWAAMQAKAAQRRQQNAGAAGGDNAVGG, from the coding sequence ATGCTCGACAGCCAACCCACCACCCAGTCGGACACACCGAACGAAACCCAAGCCAAACCCGAATCACGATTGAACCTGCGGAACGAGTCCCAACATGGGCCCGGCCGCAAACAATCCGGTTGGCTGTTCGCCATCGGCACCGTTGCTGTGCTCGTGGCGGGAGGGTTCTTCCTCTATCCCCGGCTGACCGATCTTTCCGCCGAAGAGCGGGACAAAGGTTGGCTCACGGCTCCCGTTTCCAAACAACGGCTCGTGATCTCCGTGACCGAAGACGGCAACGTCGAGAGTGCCAGCAACATCGATGTGAAATGTGAGGTTGCCGGCGGTAGCACGATCCTTTGGATTGTCGAAGACGGAAAAAATGTCGTCGAGGGCGAAGAACTGGTCCGGTTGGATCAAGCCACCATCGAAGAACAATTGGTTGCTCAGAAAATCGTCTACGAACGAGCCTTGGCGACGAAGATCAAAGCCGAGCAAGACTTCGCGGCGGCCGACATCGCCGTTAAGGAGTATGTCGAAGGGACTTACATCCAAGAGAAGCAAGCTCTGGAAACAACGGTCACGATTGCCGAAGAAAATCTTCGGAGTGCGAAAAACGTGCACGATCATACGCAACGCATGTTCCGCAAGGGCTTCGTGACGGCTCTGCAACTTGAAGCCGATGAATTCGCAGTGAAACGAAGCGAGTTGGAACTCGAGTCCGCGAAAACCGCGTTGGAGGTCCTGAAGAAATTCACGCGGGCGAAGATGGTGCAAGAGTTGGAAGCCATTCGCGATGCCACAGCCGCTCAGGCCCGTTCGGAAGACGCGGCTTGCACGCTGGAAAAAGATCGGCTCGACCAATTGGTGAAGCAAAAAGAACAATGCTTGATCAAGGCTCCGAAAAAAGGCATGGTCGTCTATGCGAACGAGCGAGGGCGTCGCGGCAATGTGGAGTCACAAATCGAAGAAGGTGCGGCCGTTCGTGAAGGCCAAGCACTCATTCGCTTGCCGGACCTCTCGCAAATGCAGGTGGTCGTGAAAATTCACGAGAGCAAAGTTGAGCAAATCAAGCCCGGTGCTCCGGCAACGATCAAGGTCCAAGGTCGCGAGTATTCCGGAAAAGTCGTCTCGGTTGCGAACCAACCGGAATCGAAAAGCTGGTTCTCCTCGGATGTCAAAGAGTATTCCACCATCGTCGCGATTGATGGGGAAACGAAGAAACTCAAGCCGGGCATGACCGCCCAGGTCGAAATCTTCGTGGCGGATCTCACCGACGAGCTAACGGTTCCGGTGTCGGCGGTTGTCGAACAAGGTGGTCAGTTCTACGTCTGGGTTGTCACGGACAGTGGTCCCGAACGTCGGCCTGTCTTGTTGGGAGCAACTAACGATAAAGTCATTTCACTCCGTGACGGTGTCACGATCGACGAAGAAGTCTTCCTAAATCCACGAGCCGTCATTGATGAGGCTCGACGTGATTCCGATGCCCCGTCCAGCGAGAAGGTCTTGCCCAAAGGCATCCCTTCGAAAATGGAGCCCAGCCAACCTAAAGAATCCGGCCCGAGCAAACCAGTCGCGAATACGGGCGGAAAAGGTCGCCCCACACTTGCAAGCTTGGACGGCAACGGGGATGGAAAAATCAGCAAGGACGAAGCCCCCGCGTGGATGAAAGGGTTCTTCGATCAAGTCGACACGGACAAGGATGGCAGCGTTGGAGCAACGGAATGGGCCGCCATGCAAGCGAAAGCGGCCCAGAGACGTCAGCAGAATGCCGGAGCGGCCGGCGGCGACAACGCCGTTGGCGGCTGA
- a CDS encoding NPCBM/NEW2 domain-containing protein, with protein sequence MPNRLRCCLVIVFLTGFLPNGLAAESFEIFTSSAQRLTGQLQSWTEETLVVATNGGQTQRIASEDLVWLGADDRRPQTVNGGSLVLLANGDRLRGTVVGIDELSVRMKWSVFSKLPELEIPFETVRAILAEIPRLAEPRRNVIAAALKPHSGQDILRLKNSDELTGILTGMNDGIYSIDRAGRELRIPDKDVQVVLLDDELVNLPEEPSERVLLVLSDGSWITLTKWKLIAGREIHGRAECGVDLVVSLNDVVSARFFGGKAVWLTEQKNTEYEHTPYLATKWDLRVNRNVLDGFLQIGTREFPIGLGQHSQSEVTYQLDQSFQRFRTTIGLDDTANGRGAAVFRIQIDGRERFRSPLHVGRGQRESIDLDVTNAETITLGVEFGPRGDVRDYANWVDPVLLP encoded by the coding sequence ATGCCGAACCGCCTCCGATGCTGCCTGGTCATCGTATTCCTCACCGGTTTCCTGCCGAACGGTCTCGCGGCGGAATCGTTTGAGATTTTTACGTCTTCCGCGCAGCGACTCACTGGCCAGTTACAGAGTTGGACCGAGGAGACGCTCGTTGTTGCCACCAATGGTGGGCAAACGCAAAGGATTGCCAGCGAAGACCTTGTATGGCTTGGGGCGGACGATCGCCGACCACAAACGGTGAATGGTGGCTCTCTGGTTCTGCTGGCAAATGGTGATCGACTTCGCGGGACGGTCGTCGGAATTGATGAATTGTCCGTGCGGATGAAATGGTCTGTGTTCTCGAAGTTGCCGGAATTGGAAATTCCCTTCGAGACGGTTCGCGCAATTCTGGCCGAGATTCCTCGGCTAGCCGAACCCCGACGAAACGTCATCGCGGCGGCTCTTAAACCGCATTCGGGGCAGGACATCCTTCGTTTGAAAAACAGTGACGAACTCACCGGCATCCTGACTGGGATGAACGACGGAATCTATTCGATCGACCGTGCCGGTCGGGAATTGCGGATTCCCGACAAAGATGTGCAAGTCGTTTTGCTCGACGATGAACTCGTCAATCTTCCGGAGGAGCCTTCGGAGCGAGTGTTGCTTGTACTCTCCGATGGGAGTTGGATCACGCTCACGAAATGGAAGTTGATCGCCGGACGCGAGATTCACGGTCGGGCTGAGTGCGGCGTGGATTTGGTTGTCTCATTGAATGATGTCGTCTCGGCCCGATTTTTTGGCGGGAAAGCGGTCTGGCTGACCGAGCAGAAAAACACCGAATACGAACACACGCCCTACTTGGCTACAAAGTGGGATCTGCGAGTCAATCGGAACGTGTTGGATGGATTCCTGCAGATCGGAACTCGGGAGTTTCCCATTGGATTAGGACAGCACAGTCAATCCGAAGTGACGTACCAACTCGACCAGAGTTTCCAACGCTTCCGCACGACCATTGGACTCGATGACACCGCGAACGGTCGCGGTGCCGCAGTGTTCCGAATTCAGATCGACGGGAGAGAACGCTTCCGTAGTCCATTGCACGTCGGTCGTGGGCAACGCGAGTCGATCGACCTCGACGTGACCAACGCCGAGACCATTACTCTTGGCGTCGAGTTTGGTCCTCGTGGCGACGTACGGGACTACGCCAACTGGGTCGATCCCGTCCTGCTTCCCTAA